In the Hordeum vulgare subsp. vulgare chromosome 7H, MorexV3_pseudomolecules_assembly, whole genome shotgun sequence genome, one interval contains:
- the LOC123408694 gene encoding probable serine/threonine-protein kinase BSK3: MGAPPWRLLCCCCCRESDHNGVDDLKLKPDAADGEVAAGDWYDLPPFQEFTFQQLRLATSGFAAENIISESGDKAPNVVYKGKLDAQRRIAVKRFSRSAWPDPRQFMEEAKSVGQLRNKRIVNLLGCCCEADERLLVAEYMPNDTLAKHLFHWESQAMVWPMRLRVVLYLAEALDYCVSKERALYHDLNAYRVLFDDDCNPRLSCFGLMKNSRDGKSYSTNLAFTPPEYMRTGRITPESVIYSFGTLLLDVLSGKHIPPSHALDLIRDRNFSMLIDSCLEGQFSNEEGTELMRLASRCLHYEPRERPNVRSLVLALASLQKDVESPSYDMMDKPRGGAFTLQSIHLSPLAEACSRKDLTAIHEHLETAGYKDDEGTANELSFQMWTNQMQATIDSKKMGDTAFRQKDFSMAIDCYSQFIDVGTMVSPTIYARRCLSYLMNDMPQQALDDAVQALAIFPTWPTAFYLQAAALFSLGKENEAREALKDGSAVETRSKGH, translated from the exons ATGGGGGCGCCGCCGTGGAGGctgctgtgctgctgctgctgccgcgagTCCGATCACAATGGGGTGGACGACCTCAAGCTCAAGCCCGACGCCGCCG atggggaggtggcggcgggggacTGGTACGACCTCCCGCCATTCCAGGAGTTCACCTTCCAGCAGCTGCGCCTCGCCACCTCGGGCTTCGCCGCCGAGAACATCATCTCCGAAAGCGGCGACAAGGCGCCTAACGTCGTCTACAAGGGCAAGCTCGACGCCCAGCGCCGGATCGCCGTCAAGCGCTTCAGCCGCTCTGCCTGGCCCGACCCACGCCAGTTCATG GAAGAAGCTAAGTCTGTTGGCCAGCTCCGGAACAAAAGAATCGTAAATTTGCTTGGTTGTTGCTGTGAAGCCGATGAAAGATTGCTTGTTGCTGAGTACATGCCCAATGACACACTGGCGAAGCATCTGTTCCATT GGGAGTCACAGGCAATGGTATGGCCCATGAGATTACGGGTTGTTCTGTATCTTGCCGAGGCTTTAGACTACTGCGTAAGCAAGGAGCGGGCTCTCTATCATGATCTTAATGCATATAGAGTTCTGTTTGATGAT GACTGCAACCCTAGGCTTTCATGTTTCGGCCTAATGAAGAACAGTCGAGATGGCAAAAGTTACAGCACAAATTTGGCATTCACTCCTCCTGAATATATGAGGACTG GAAGAATAACTCCGGAAAGTGTCATATACAGCTTTGGTACATTGTTGTTGGATGTTCTTAGTGGGAAGCATATTCCTCCTAGCCAT GCTCTTGACCTGATTCGTGATCGAAACTTCAGTATGCTCATAGACTCCTGTTTAGAGGGCCAATTTTCAAATGAAGAAGGAACAGAACTGATGCGTTTAGCTTCAAGGTGCCTGCATTATGAACCACGAGAGCGGCCTAATGTAAGATCTTTGGTTCTTGCACTGGCTTCTCTTCAGAAGGATGTTGAG TCCCCATCTTACGATATGATGGATAAGCCCCGTGGTGGTGCATTTACTCTTCAATCAATTCATCTTTCTCCTCTTGCTGAAGCTTGCTCCAGAAAGGATCTTACTGCAATACATGAACACCTAGAAACAGCTGGCTATAAAGATGATGAGGGAACAGCAAATGAG CTCTCATTTCAGATGTGGACTAATCAAATGCAAGCTACTATTGACTCAAAGAAGATGGGTGACACTGCATTTCGACAAAAGGATTTTAGCATGGCCATTGATTGCTACTCTCAG TTCATTGATGTTGGTACCATGGTTTCACCAACAATTTATGCGAGGCGTTGCTTGTCATATCTCATGAATGACATGCCACAACAAGCTCTGGATGATGCAGTGCAGGCTCTGGCGATATTTCCTACATGGCCAACTGCATTTTATCTTCAGGCTGCGGCCTTATTTTCGTTAGGAAAAGAAAACGAAGCTCGAGAAGCACTCAAGGATGGTTCGGCTGTGGAGACAAGGAGCAAGGGGCATTGA